The DNA window TCCACTGCGCcttacaccaaaattttttgtcCTAGGCAGTGGTGGAGCTGTGGACCTTGTTGGAGCTGGTGCAGGTAGTGGTGGAGTAGCTGGTGGAGGTAGGGGTGGAGCTGTGGAACTTGTTGGAGCTGGTGCAGGCAGTGGTGGAGCTGGCGGAGGCAGTGTTGGAGCTGGCTGAGAAACAGCAGGAGTAGCAGATCTAGCCTTTCCACATCTGGATCCCCCTCTGCCACGTCCccttccccttcctctttggctAACAGTGGCAGAAGGAGCAGTGGAAGTTTCAGCAGAAGTAGGGGCACTACCCTAAAGAGCAGATGTAGTAGCACTACCCTAAAGAGCAACACTTTCAGATCCAGGgtttttttcctaaaaataagagaatacaGGCTAAGTGATGAAATATAAAACTACAAGGAATAAGCCAAAATTTAAAGGCAGATACTTGTTATGTTTAGATTGGGACAATGTCTCCTATTGTGTCCATATTGGCCACAGTTGTTACAGGTAACTGATGTCCCACTCCTTCTCAGTTTTGTTTGTGATCCATCCTTGTCATGCTCTCTAATCCTGAATTTTCTAGGTCTTCCaatattaactttaaaaattagaGGTCTAATTGTATCAAGGTCGACCTTTGGCCACATATTTTCACCATTAATTGAATTGAGTGTTGTCCCATAGCATGCCAGATATGATGCTGGTGTGTAATAGTTGCTGCAGTAGTGTTGTCTCCTTTCATGAAGATTGCAAAACAAGCATGCTGACAAGGTATGCCAGCCAGTCCCCAAAACCTACAACTACATAAACCAGCTAGTAAATCTACAACAAACCTCTCTTGAACCATCCTATTTTTATGTGAAACCTCATACTTTAAATCTCTAGCCCACCTAGCTTGCCATTCCATAGACCTTCTACATATGATATCCAACTTCTTTCTAGACTTTGGCAGTATTTTTCCTATGAACTTAGctgcttttttcttcttctcaacaAACCTCTCCATCTAATAACATTTAATCCACTCAAACATGGTCAGAATTGGCTTGTCATGAGCTTCCAAGATTCGTCCATTAAAAGCCTCAAATATATTGTTCATGAGCATATCACTCTTGGCATAATTAGTGAAGTGAGATTTAGTCCATACCTTAGGGTCCAAGGCTGCCAACTTGTCATAACACTCTCTATTGACCTCTTTCAAATGATTCATCTTTCTATTCCACTCTTCCACATAAGTTGCTTTAGCTGTAGAAAATATCAAGTCCCTTAAAGTTGCATTTGACTCTGCATCTAACCTAATCGTTCTTGACATGTCTAATGTTCCTCCCATTCAATAATGCATGTTCCTTAATAGCCTCCTTAACCTCAGCAATAGAATTAAATTCAATCCCCAACCGAAACTCATAATCAACACTCATGTCAGCTTCATTGTATCTAGGATACCTCTTTCTTCTTACCGGCTCATCAGAATCTCCATCGTAGTTGTCCAATGACTCTGTATCATAACCTGAGAAATATCTCGAACATTAATTTCTGCTCCATCTTTATTCACCCCTCCCGTGTTATTTTTCACACCAACTCCCACATTAATATTATTGTCATTTGTTCCTAATGAGCCATTGTTACCTCCAAAGGCATTTGGATGCTGACCTTGTTGGTTTTCATCTTCAACATCAAAGCAAAAGTGATcctcatgatcatcatcatcagcagCACTGTCATCAAACCTGTTTTCTTCACTTGAAGACTCTGATTGACTTGCCACTTCTATTTCAACTAAACCATTACTACTGTACTCACCATCAGAGGGTATATAGTCCTCATCCATTAGCTTGTCTACATCCATTAACCACATAAACATGGCAGTGTTTAGTCTCTTGTTCTACTACAAACTTACCCATTCTCATCAAATCTCCATCAGACTTCAACTCCATAAGACCATTTTTCAATGAAAGTCCAGGTTCTTTCCACCAAATTCTAGCATTTCCCGTGTATCCAAGTTCTTTCAATGCTGCAACAATTTCTTGCAACGACCATTCATCTAACTCAAACTACAACCCTTCCACTACCATTCCACCAAGGTATTCTTTTCCTCCTTTCCTACTAACCATCTGACTACCATGGTAGAGATCAACAGTAAACAGTGAATTTCCCGTCACTaccaaaaaaaatcacaaacttATCAGAGAAACCCTAAATAGAGTAGATAATCTAACCTCcactgaaaaaataaaaaacgaaaaagGAGTCAAACCATAACATTCAACTCACAGTTGTGTATGGACTGGGGTTAGAAACTCTTACTTGTTTTAGTGTTGCTCTTGCAAATTTCACTCTTCAGCTGTCAATAATGCCAATCAATCAGTAACTCCACACAGTCCGAACCACACTTGACAATCAATTCCAataatggaaggaaagcatgaGCAGAGAAAGATTCTACGGGAGATGAAGCACGAAGACAATGAAGCATTTTAGTGGAGTTTTTTGTCATTACAAAATTTGGAAGAAGGAAATAAACAGTCATTTGTCATTCCACCTAGTGTACGTGCAACTCACATGCTCAAAAGGTGAATATGCTGacgaatattctgttaaatcaaaTGATGTTTGAACGGTAGAgacccaattacaaattttaattttcttcagGGACTCaatcacaaatttttaaaatataagaacCAATTTGTAATTTCACTAAAAATGTAGAGACTAACTATATAATTTAACCTATATTTAAGTcacataaattaattattttcttattatgttttttttaatgattcgtttatatattaatatcatgtattaataattttcaaaaatcataataatttctttatttatacatgcatatattaattgtgtaattaataattttttatttttataatatatttattttatctaaataaTTCTAAGGTTTGTTGATTGGTCCGTTAGCATTAGAACCAAGAAAAGGACTTTCTTattcaaataaacaaataaaaatgattaatttttaaaatacgcatgaaaaaaataaaacaaaaatgtaCATGACCATTTCAAGATTAGTACACACGAAATGAATTTCCAACCTAGCTCATGGAATACACACATGAAATAGAAGAACCTGCCGGAGCAATGAAGTGTGACACAGGAAAAATGAGGACTGAAGTCAATTCAAGTTTGGCGACCACGGGTTGGAGCACCTCGGGTATAACGATCGCGGATTGGAGCAATTCACACGAGGCGCCACGAATTGAGACCGTAAGAATTAGTATTATCATTAGTCATTGTTGTTTATCGTTATTCGTTGTATGCATGATTGAAATGGAACTTAACAAAAAAGGAAccagaataataaaatattgcaACAATCATCAGATTACATAATTCATTACAAACTAAACACAAAAGCAATAGAAAGTCATAACAAGACGAGATAATTGCGCACTACTAAGAATGTGTTTGGCAAACGCACTAGAGGGAAATAAGCATATTTAAGtttctttaaagttttaattttttggtttagcaaatttttttatttatgaacgCAAAAGTGATTTTATACTCAAAACTACATTTACAAGAAGCAACACATTTTACTAAGGGGCTCTTATCCATCAACACCAaacttttatttatcttttaccaaCTTTATCCTTTAGGCATGTTATCGTATTATTTatggaatttttattatttctgttTAAATGAactctctttttctattatttattatttttattttttgttaactatttgtttgacattatacacttttataattgtgatttttgtgtattatttttttgttatcttttcataatataatttattgatccTATTAGATAAagtaaattaacaaaaaattaattgtaaataataatagttaaaaattatagcatattaaaaaagagtactaagaatattaaaaatattctatatagaaaatatcataaaaaaaattttgatttatttcaatcactaccaagataaatatttaatttttttatttttagtattctctcaaatttatattttttagttttaattaaaaatatattttatcaatttttatatgttatttttattttagtaagtaaatattaattttattataaaattaattaataagatctattcaaatatctaaattaaaatgataagataatatacaaaagatatttaaattgatgtctattttagtaattttttatctaaaagtgattttgagtagtgtaatccaaacaaaatttattttaatccattttgatataaagattgCTAAACAAAATTTACCTTAacacaaacttacttttcatcaaaatcaagtttgcaaaatcaattttatgcaaatttcCATTTATaaactgtaatccaaacacacactaatTGAGGTGCACCAATTTGTGGGTGCCTCGCGTTCGCGGTCGCCATGCCCGAGCTATGCCAACTCGTGGTCGCGCAGCCTTGAGTTGGCATCAGTCCTCATTTTTCCCGCGCCGCACTCCACTGCTCTGCCAGGTTTCTCCATTTCATGTGTGCTGCTCATGAGTTGGGGTGTAAACTCATTTCGTGTATGCTGGCCTTGAGATAGCCATGCGTATTTTTGTCCTACTTTATTTCCATGCGTATTTTTGTCCTACTTTATTTCCatgcttattttaaaaattaatcatttttgtTTGGAAAAGTATAGGAAACCAAGTGTGTAACTAGCCAAAGAGTTgaacaactcaattaattataattattaataattaattttaaattttttaaattcaaaatttaaataattagaaactaattaagtaaacctaattaaaaactataaaaacatTCTCCATCTCTTTCATATTAAGATGCACACCCCAACAATAACACACACAGATTCTCTCTCTCACTGTCAAGTCCTCTTCAACCCTATCCTTACGCAAGACGACCTCAAGAAGTCCGTCGCCGATAAAATCGTCGAGTACGTCAAGTCCGACATGGTCTTCGACAACGAGTTATGAGAATGGTAATAAGTTGATTTTTCAAGGGAATACCATGGAAATAATGCTTGTCCATCTCCTTGAATTTTGCTGTATTTGTGTTACTTCCTATTTGATGTCAGAACTTTTTGTGATGTAACAactgttgatgttgttgttttgagtttttaatGAAAATGGTTTTTTGGGCCGCAGGTATATTGGGATCTTGATATTGGATCTGCAAAACCTTCCCAAAATGATAGAGTCTAATAATGCTACTCTACATTAGTTTATCaagcagaaaaagaaaaagaaaaaaatgccaATAATGCTGGTTTGGTTGTCTAAACCTGGATAGAGTCCGCACTGACGATTTTTCCGTTGAGGTGCTTGGCGACCTCAAGAGTGAGGCAGCTCCTGCCGGTCCTTCAAGGAAGAAGGAGTGATGGAGGACGGACTGTTTttgaacaattgcaaaaatatataaaaaaacatctatttaacataaaaaaacatCCTAATGCTTAAGAAAAGAAATGTCCAGCTATAGGATTTAAAAAACTCATATAATTCTTAACAAAAAGAAATATCGACAtctataatacaaaaaaattgaaaaatacattaaaaatatctaTTTCGTATGCAAAAGAAACATCATAATGCTTAGCAGAAGAAATAaccatatatattaacttaCTTTTATTAAGACAGACTTCGTGATTCAATCTATTAAAAAATTGACAGAGGTTGGGTGGACCCTAGTTGATTCCCTAGCGGTactctttttgtttatttatttgaataaaaaagcCAAGAAAAAGACCGGAGACTGGGAGGAAACTATGCTTTGACCACTTTTTACACGTTACCATGAGTTCAGAGTCGACAAGAGGAGGTactcatatattttattatttatatatatgtatcatATTAATGGTAAGTAAATTCACAAATCATGATAATCttcattaattatattaatcttcATAAATCATTATTAAAGACATTAATTTGTATTACTACAAGAAAATATTGAATACCGTCTGATTTAGCATAGTATGTTAGTGGCAAATTTATTAACAGATTTGGCTATAAATTTGTCGAAAAAAAAAGTTACCATTGGATTTGATTTTCCGACGATAAATTCACTAATAATGATTGgagaaaaaacaagaaaattgatGCCAagattaccgacggattttggaTAAATCCATGATTCGTGCAATGCTTCATTTTGATCACTTTCAAACTATTACCCTTAGATTTTTCCGTCGATAGATCCGACGGTAATCTTGCCCTAAATTCGAACTGCAAATCCTCTCCCTCCTCATTTTTGaactactctctctctctctctaatgccttttcctctttctctctctctccctctcttcccccAAACCACCTCCGAAGCCCCTCCGCTAGCATCGGTCACCACTAACTGCATCCAAAGACTGTGTGAACTTGGTTAGGTGCTCTTTGCAATGCATTGGTTGCTCTATCGCCGCCATTTTTGTCTTCCAACCACTATTGTCGGCGTCGTTGCTCCCTTAATAGCCGATCTGTGTCTCTTCTCTCTCCTCCAGGTAGGTTGCATCATCCCTCTTCCTATTCTATTCCcgtttttactttattttaaataaaaattctctAGCCTCTTTTGGACcctaaccctaatccctaaTTTATGGTGTATGTCTATGTTTCTGtatgttttattttgatttgttctattttattagattttattttttattctaatttcgagtttaggatttattttgggttcattattttattttaattttgaaatttgtgatttctgaattcattattttgtttatgatttttgttctaatttattctaaattttttctgCTCTTGATTTTTGTTATGAAAAAACATCCAAATAACAAATCTATTGCAGTtgtgagtttttattatataGAATATTATTCGGtacttgttttaaaaaaaattgaattatttttaacttgtttaaattttaacttcTTTTATCGTTGCAGATTCAAAACAATTAGGTTAGCAAGGTTGGTGGTGgcaagtaaaaaattaattacttgttttTAACTTGTTTTATAATTAATGATTGATTTTTGCTATTATTTTCGTACTTATAGTACAACTTTATACTCTGTCTTTCATGGTCATATACGAGACTTTAAACAATCATCtaaatttagttttagtttggcatgaaattaattttttttgcattaCAATCTAATTTGAATGAAAAGTAAGCTGATATAGATGCTACAATTTTCTATTTtacatgttttatttatttctgaaGAAAAACAATTGCAAgtgaaattagatttttattttgaaaaaattattttatcttttctatacttaaaattttagagTAGATTCCATTCAATAATTAGATTACACTCTTATTTGATTTACAAGAAACCTTTATGTAGAAAGTATTTGGTATAATCAATTACTTTTTGCAACTGATTCAATTACTTTTatgtggtatttttttttttttgcagatCCGTCGAGACAAGAAGCTTGTTGAGGGGATGATAAAGACTAGTGTTTCAAAGTCAAAACACCTAAGGGAGATCGAACTGATTGAGTTTTGCATGAATACTGACTTTAAGATAAGGACCTTACTGATAAGGGTGTTTATTAGGTAACTACTAATTTCTCATTTATAAGTGTATTTCTATTTTGTtgaga is part of the Arachis duranensis cultivar V14167 chromosome 1, aradu.V14167.gnm2.J7QH, whole genome shotgun sequence genome and encodes:
- the LOC107480563 gene encoding uncharacterized protein LOC107480563; amino-acid sequence: MSRTIRLDAESNATLRDLIFSTAKATYVEEWNRKMNHLKEVNRECYDKLAALDPKMERFVEKKKKAAKFIGKILPKSRKKLDIICRRSMEWQARWARDLKYEGSAPTSAETSTAPSATVSQRGRGRGRGRGGSRCGKARSATPAVSQPAPTLPPPAPPLPAPAPTSSTAPPLPPPATPPLPAPAPTRSTAPPLPRTKNFGVRRSGRLKIGVKKAKAGPSETIDLTAY